A stretch of the Candidatus Latescibacter sp. genome encodes the following:
- the hemA gene encoding glutamyl-tRNA reductase, protein MHRGNLLLIGISHKTAPVEIREKFSFNGDTLISVLSDIKGMSGISECVALSTCNRTEIYTVVSDSAGEARRKIEQYILHVAGIDKSFLSYFYCLNGTDVIEHLFQVICGFDSMIFGESQIFGQVKSAFSSACSNNCTGPIINRLFHQAFQVSKQVRTNCNFGSEGAISASSAAVDLAKKTYGSLHNRTVLLVGAGKIGRMCARLLIDSGIKKLNLANRTAERADALVEELSGEAIPFEKMDEMFGKVDIIITSASSSTPLITKNRLKESVGDRNGAILTLIDLGVPRNIDPGVAAIGNIILFNIDNLKDLDPGNCHTESIEKEKAQEIIKLNADEYDKWLREREILPEILTLREKCENIRTEELEKIKNKVSAEIYDAVNLVTRRIVRKILHNPTVTLRASESGEMRKRLVESLNELFTDTHARSTKKSNHESSLIPGSIHFHHHDKVEVS, encoded by the coding sequence ATGCATAGAGGTAATTTGTTACTTATCGGGATTTCACATAAAACTGCGCCTGTTGAAATTCGAGAAAAATTTTCATTCAACGGCGATACTCTCATTTCAGTTTTATCCGACATCAAAGGTATGAGCGGTATATCTGAATGCGTCGCCCTTTCAACCTGCAACCGAACGGAGATTTACACCGTTGTCAGTGATTCGGCCGGAGAAGCCCGGAGAAAAATTGAACAGTATATCTTGCATGTAGCCGGCATAGACAAAAGTTTCCTCAGTTATTTTTATTGCCTGAACGGAACAGATGTGATCGAACACCTGTTCCAGGTCATATGTGGATTCGACTCCATGATTTTCGGTGAGTCCCAGATATTCGGACAGGTAAAATCCGCTTTCTCATCGGCGTGCAGTAATAATTGCACCGGCCCGATTATCAACCGTCTGTTTCATCAGGCATTTCAGGTAAGTAAACAGGTTAGAACCAACTGTAATTTTGGCAGCGAAGGGGCAATTTCAGCCAGCTCGGCTGCTGTTGATCTGGCCAAAAAAACCTATGGTTCTCTGCACAATCGGACTGTTCTTTTGGTGGGCGCCGGTAAAATAGGCAGGATGTGCGCAAGACTTCTGATAGATTCCGGTATTAAAAAGCTCAATCTGGCCAACAGAACCGCTGAACGTGCAGACGCCCTGGTGGAAGAACTGTCCGGAGAGGCTATACCATTTGAAAAAATGGATGAGATGTTCGGAAAAGTTGATATCATTATTACTTCCGCTTCTTCTTCAACTCCCCTGATAACAAAAAACCGGCTGAAAGAGAGTGTCGGTGATCGGAATGGCGCCATCCTCACCCTTATCGACCTCGGAGTTCCGAGGAATATTGACCCTGGAGTTGCCGCCATCGGGAACATCATTCTCTTTAATATTGATAATCTGAAAGATCTTGACCCGGGAAATTGCCATACAGAAAGTATTGAAAAAGAAAAAGCGCAAGAAATTATAAAACTCAATGCGGATGAGTATGATAAATGGCTCCGGGAACGAGAGATACTCCCTGAAATACTTACGCTCCGGGAAAAATGCGAAAATATTCGTACGGAGGAGCTTGAAAAAATAAAAAACAAAGTAAGCGCTGAGATTTATGATGCAGTTAATTTGGTAACCCGGCGAATTGTCAGAAAGATACTCCATAATCCAACGGTCACGCTCAGAGCTTCCGAGTCAGGAGAGATGAGAAAACGTCTTGTTGAGTCTCTTAACGAGCTTTTTACAGATACTCATGCACGTTCAACAAAGAAATCAAATCATGAAAGCTCATTAATTCCAGGTTCCATACATTTTCACCACCACGATAAGGTCGAGGTATCATAA
- a CDS encoding right-handed parallel beta-helix repeat-containing protein translates to MRCCLVSRLSLLALLVVSVLVWPSAAGSAAYYVSLTGNDAWPGTRPDSAWRHIAYAATRAQAGDSVYIRGGDYGHEHVVVSNSGTSSAPIVFEGYSGMPVLNGSDRTGQGILISGKNYVTFKNIELSMYMDCISVVSGKYITLKNIVIRECGGLASAGRGIQLERCKQSTIRNCEVTDAGGVGIYTTESDSCLIDNCRVYGTRTDVYEMDYYIVMSWATGNTIRNCTTEVKVASSKGNHGIGIKDHTGVPPGQPHPPSNNNKIINCTAINFEECFFAAHGAHHNEFINCYGNNAAKGNYFNNVFMVRDGASDNTFTNCSGVGNKQVVCIYLREDYEDDADKGINHFQANNSFVNCIFENGIVGVFLRDAQNTTFRNCTFVNSTNLFRFGKNSTGVDQNSNTRIENCIIYGVTNQYDTRSLTQPYSFTSTPETGYNDMGDVTATYTNVESHSKGK, encoded by the coding sequence ATGCGGTGCTGTTTGGTTTCTCGTCTATCGCTTCTCGCCCTTCTCGTCGTGTCCGTCCTTGTCTGGCCCTCGGCGGCAGGCAGCGCGGCCTATTACGTGTCTCTTACCGGCAACGACGCCTGGCCGGGGACGCGGCCGGACTCCGCCTGGCGGCACATCGCCTATGCGGCTACTCGAGCCCAGGCCGGCGATTCAGTCTATATCAGAGGCGGCGATTATGGTCATGAGCATGTGGTCGTGTCCAACAGCGGCACTTCCTCGGCGCCCATCGTCTTCGAGGGATACAGCGGCATGCCGGTGCTAAACGGCAGCGATCGGACTGGTCAGGGCATTTTGATAAGCGGGAAGAATTACGTCACGTTCAAGAACATCGAACTCAGCATGTACATGGACTGCATTTCCGTGGTGTCTGGCAAGTATATCACGCTGAAGAACATCGTAATAAGGGAATGCGGCGGTTTAGCTAGCGCCGGGCGTGGTATTCAGCTCGAACGGTGCAAGCAATCAACCATCCGCAACTGCGAGGTGACTGACGCCGGGGGCGTCGGCATTTATACAACAGAGTCCGATTCGTGCCTGATAGACAATTGCCGGGTTTACGGCACGCGTACAGACGTATACGAAATGGATTATTATATTGTGATGAGCTGGGCTACCGGAAACACGATCCGGAACTGCACCACCGAGGTCAAGGTAGCTTCAAGCAAAGGTAACCACGGCATCGGCATCAAGGACCATACCGGAGTACCGCCCGGACAGCCCCACCCACCCAGCAACAACAATAAGATAATCAACTGCACGGCAATAAATTTTGAGGAGTGCTTCTTCGCAGCGCATGGAGCCCACCATAACGAGTTCATCAATTGCTACGGCAATAATGCGGCAAAAGGCAACTACTTTAATAATGTCTTTATGGTCAGAGACGGCGCCTCCGATAATACATTTACGAATTGCAGTGGCGTAGGCAATAAACAGGTTGTCTGCATATATTTAAGGGAGGACTACGAGGACGATGCGGATAAAGGCATCAACCATTTCCAGGCAAACAACAGTTTCGTCAATTGCATATTCGAGAATGGTATAGTGGGCGTATTCCTGAGAGATGCGCAAAACACCACATTTCGCAACTGCACCTTTGTTAATAGCACCAATCTTTTCCGCTTTGGAAAAAACAGCACAGGTGTAGATCAAAACAGCAATACCAGGATAGAAAACTGCATCATATATGGTGTGACTAACCAATACGACACCAGGAGTTTGACACAGCCATATTCCTTTACATCTACCCCAGAGACTGGCTATAACGACATGGGCGATGTTACAGCCACTTATACTAACGTAGAGTCGCATTCAAAAGGTAAGTAA